CTCCCGGTAGAACAGCATTAAGCACTGCACCGACCCGACGCGACGTcggtaatattttatgaaattgataaTCATCCGTCTAGTATTTCCGGCGATTGCCGTCGCGTTTCCCGCTCGAAACCCTGAACACTTCGGGTGGGGAAGCGAACGTTTCTGATTAATCAAATAGGAACATTGAAATTCCGACTCTGATATCCGAATGTATGACTTTCGCGCAGCTACGTGACATATGCGCCTGCACTGACACGCTTACACGCGTGCGCGCGATGCAGACGTATGCTAACTAAGTAATACACACCAATATACACGGAACCGTAATATAAACCAGGCTTAATGCTTCGCGGTTGGCACGAAGTTTCACGAGGTTAAGTTATTCACATTCTGTAAACCCTCGGGATATAACCAAAGAGAGGTGGAAGTGAGAGGATGGCGCGGCAGAGGTTGCTGAGAATTACCAGAACAAGAAGAACTTACTGTTTTCCGCATCGACGAACCTATAGCAGAAACCATGCCAAAGAGTAATTACATCAGCACACGCGTACCCCCGGAACTCGAGGTCAATTCTATTTCTTGCTGGTCATCTTCGTGATCTCTTTCTCAGAGAAAGCTCAATGTTTAGATAAAATGAGGAACACGTATACAGGATGAGTCTCCTAACGCGACGACTTAAAATAATTCGTAAGTTATTCGTTgtacgaaaaaatattacaagcgGATGTTGCATGATATCTAGGAGGACACGTGCTTATCTAATCTGGTTTTAATTAGCTTACTTTTTTAGCGAGATATGGATCACCTTCAGTTTTTTGACGACATGTCTGACATTGTTTCTCAAATTGGGATAAATCGTCAAATTTTGGGGAAAAAGGTATTACACAAGGTGGAACTTGAAATGAATAATTACTGaggtattttcaaattaataatctTCTATTAGGAAGTACGCTCGGTCAACGTGATTCTTAACACGGCTTTGTATGCCGTAGGTCGTGTTTGTAAACCTTAGTCTTTGTTATCTTGGCTCGATTATTTCCTTCGGGGAACACTAAAAAATGAAGTTTATCGCGAGCCATCAACGACGGTGGAAAACATGCGAGAACGTATTATTAGTGCATGCGCTGCCATAACCACAGGAACGCTCGAAAATATTCTTCGCTCACTGATAATTCGATTATGCAAATGCATCGACTGTAATGAACAGCACTTCGAACAGCGCTTGAAATAAAAcctgttttaaaatattcattttcagTCCCACCTCGTGTAacactttttattaaaaaatacaaatttgacGATTTTGAGGAAAAATGTTAGACGTTCTACTTAAAAAACTGAAAGTGACCCTAATATCTTGCTATAAAAGTAAGGTAATAAAAAACAGATTAGACACCGTGcaacttttatttgaaacattttttcgtaCAACGAATAACTTACGAGTTATTTTAAGTCGTCGTGTCATGACactcaccctgtatatatatatatatagttgatcttctttcttttttttatttaatattcgatgACGAAATAATTTTGGATTCTCGTGACTGGACCCAATAAATCAGAAAGAATTCGATTTTACCCAGGAAAGATCGTAATTTGTCGGTGAGTTCAATCTTCTATCGGACGGTACGTCACACACTGCGAGTCTGGGGAAGGCACCCGCGCATCAATTATTCGCGGCGGAACACGCGATTACGGGATACGTGAGTTCGAAAGAGAGAATGTAAGTATAAATACGATGACCCACCCCGAGTCTTACCCCTATAAAAGTTGCATTCCCGAACGGGAGAACCTCTCATGAATGTTCCATCTCAACAAGATGCCGTCCGGTGAAATCCACCAAGTGGCGCAAGCCAGAAATTCTTTTCTCCGCTAAGCCGGGGCAAGGGCTCGATACAATGGTTTCGACGAAGGAAAAACCTGCGTCGCTATCTGTCTCCATTATGTTTGCCAAGTAgtatgaatttaaaatagcGTTCCGTAATCGTCGATTAAATCCTCGtcttcttttacatttttaattttatgtttttctcGCTCGATATTCAATCGCAGAAAGTATCCAGCTGATGTCGGCGGAGTTTCTatagaagagaagagagaaacgatcagaagcaattccattcgacgaataaataaatcgtaGTTTCGATTCGaggaataaattcaattttaattttcaattcgtCCTTAGCCATTTTTACgttgttcgttttattttccttctcttctctcgctTTTTTCGCCTGATATTCCATTACAAACGGTATCGTTCGTGGCAGAGAAGTTTATATAGAAGAAAGGAGGGGGGCAGCGATCAAACGCGAACAACGGATCAACCTAATGCAATGACATTTTAACTATGCCAACAGTCAGCGAGTCTGCAACGACCATCAAATATGTCACAAACTTGGAATTCCCTTTGATGACCCGTATACGTAATAGGCCCCCGTCCTGTTAACCGATTGCTTCATCGGATACGTCAGGGGACAGTCTACATCGCCGTGTACATCGTATACACGTATTAGAAATCCAAACCGGTGTACTTTCGACCCTAGTTACGTCGGCGTGTTCGTCCGTGCTCTTCCAGGAGCTCATGAACTGCGCATAAACTGACCGCTAACTACTCCGCGAGTAGTTTGAATTGCTCGCCTACAATGCTTGGATGTGTCCACTTAAGTAGTAAACGCTCGACCGTGAAGCAACGTCGCGGAAATTGATATCAGCGTGTACTAACTGCTGTGTTAATTGAACGGAACGAGCTTCCGCGAAGCGACAACGATAAAGGAAAACGCGAGGAGAGCTTCTGCCAGAGGAAGGACGCGTTTCCTTCTCATAGAAAAGGATCGAAAGACgcgaagaaacgcgtggaCGTACTGGTGGAGGCGAAGAATAATCGATTTCGTTTTCTTAACGGTTCGAGAGAATCGGCCAATTATCGGACCGCAAATTGATCGTTCCACGTTAAAGTAAGCGGAATTCGGGACGATGCAATGCCCGCAGAAGTGCAGCGCGGATAACCGTGAGCCGGTCGATTAATTAGTATCGTATCGCGACGCGAGTGGCACGCTTAATTTCGCGCACGACCCACGCTGGGACGTACTGGCGAGAATCGGCCGGTCTCTGTGCGAATCAATTTCCGATTATCCGTTTAGCAGACTCCGATAAACCCCAGTGAGGTTTCAAGGAATGTGAAACGTTGCTAATGAAATGCTTCCGATACGTCCAATACTTCTCAGGCTCTGGATCGAGTAACATTAAACGAGGAAGATAAACTCGGCCGCTGATAAGTAGGATGAATCGTAAGacgaataaaaatggaaatggGATCGATGGAACGTACCGTATCATGTACTGCGAATAGGTTCtaatttcattagaaaatCTCGTGCACGCGTATGTGCTTCGGCGAGAATAACGATGCTTTTACACGTAAGTAGACTCGAATCTAGAACAAACGGGTTTAAAAGATGTAAGCCATATCTTCGAGCGGGTCTGTATCTTTTATGAGCACTTTAACCGGAAGCTTCTTATTTTCCGCAAGGACGTATCACGGTGATACTCTTGTTATAACTTTCTCTTTATAGTATTGGATACAAACAAAATCAGAATATACTGCACGTGTAGGAGCTTATATCTTCCGAACACCAAATTTCCCGAAATTAAGTTTTTATGTTTCAGGTTTAAAATACCTTGTCGAACGATACCCACGAAATATCGTCCCGATCGACCACCGGAATCATTTGGGAGAATATCCTAGTTTCCTTATATGTAAGTACCTCGTATGAATGTTAGGTATCCTGCAAGTGATATCCATATTAGCGCACATTATAccgataataaatataataaaactgcAACCAAAAAAGATTTCAAATTGTATGATCAAACATGACTACTTTCTTCGAAGAATCACTATGTGACTCCTTATAAAcgtattcaaaaatattaatggtACTTGATAATGCGAACATTGCGAACCGCGAACCTAGTGGATGACACAACATTTCCTCTGCCGTACATACTGTACAATTATTCGTGAAACGTGCTTTGAATCCAGTTGACAGATTCAAAGAAATGGTACAAAAAGGCattaaaattgtatgtatTTTCATCGCTTCGATTCAGCCACATTTGCGTTTCAATGTAAAAACGGAAACGATTCTGCTTACGTAACTAAAAATGAATACAAAAGTGTTCTACGAGGTAGAATTCAAGGTAATCTATGCGTAAACAATTTGTGAACGATAAAAATGCAGTTGTTTTAACGGATAGAGtcgttacaaaattaaatattgcatTAAACTACGAATTGCTTAACTATGACGTACTACAATGAAACCTTTTGCACGTAGCATTGTACTCCGAAAGAAATATCAACTTTTGTAAGCGAGAAAACTCTTAAGAATCAGTCGAAACGGCTATCTATTGTAAAATGAAGTCAGAACCGGTATCAGAAATCGTTAAACATCGTTAGAATGGTGAAAATACttgtagaaaattatagaaatcgctgaatatcgttaaatggttttagaaattaataaaaatctaaaaatatctCTTCCAGTCGcaagatttattaattcaGACTAGACATCTTCGTGCTCGATTCTACAGATGATTTTTTCGACATCCTCTTCAGTCAGTCAGGAAATTTTCGAATCTTCAATGGATCTCAACGAAATCATTTCTCGAATTTGCGAATCGCGCATCAcgatttttgataaatattaaaatatattcaatctGAAATATTTCTGTTGAAACATGCTCTACAAACTTGTTAGTCTAATAACTAGtctatatgaatatatatgtaaataccgACTATAAATTGTGCAAATACTTATGGACAGTTTTCCGGTAATACACATTCGTTAGTGGCTTCGTTTCGTAAAGTACCTCCGACACACTGACAACTGGGGCCGGAAATGCATACCTGAAGAACATTCATCGATATCGTTAGAACACGAATACGCAGCTACTTTATGGTAGATTTTGAACTTTGGTTTTCAATAATCTATCTGTATCTGAATATATGTCGACAAAATACAGTCACATTGATATTCGGGCACGGACATTTCTGCATTTATCCTTTTGTATAAGAGAGGatgatataaatatcgttGTTGCTTACTCTATGACAATGTGAACGATTTCTTGtagtttgaaaatatataaacaatttttcaccTAACAATAacgctttttattattatttaacaaatcaCGTTACCATCGTGAAAGCTTGAAATTTAGACTGCTGTATGATTCACcaaaaaaaacaatttagcattgaaattttttagcaTCGATACTTTTGCTACCCATTTTTAAGACATCACGAGCATGCAGATTTAAAAGATCGTGAGTACAATTGTTGGACACCCTATGGATACGATAAAACGATGCAAAAATTGTTTACATATTCTCAAGCTACGGTAAATGCTTCGTATCTTCGTAGAATAAACAACGCGATATTTAAATCATCCCATCTTATGCAAAGTAACGAATGCAGAGATAACGATGTGTCTAAATATCAACGCGACTATATAATGCAATTTTCAATAACACGATCGTAAAGCTGTGCGTAAAATATCGGACACACGATATGGTCTGTAAAATGGCCATATATTTTTACTCACGAAGCATTCGACTATTCTTAATGCAACGGTATAACATATCGCGCAGTTGCGCCAAAACTGACGCAACTCGGAAAACACATTTTTCGAGTTATCACCGTGAGAATGTTACAAAAACACTCGTTGACCGATTATACAGATATTATTCCTTTATCTTTATAATTTGACCGATACAGCAGAGTAGTCGCTGTTACTAATTCAAATCGGATTGACCTATATTGTAAGAAAGTGTCTTATTACCAATTTTGTTGTGAATCTCGATAGAAACATGATAgatatattatgatattatcTATCATAAACAATCTGTCGATTATCCGATCGATAATCACCCAGTTTCTTTCCCACCCGTCCCGAGCATCGGGTCCTCCACTTTCTCGGGTTTCGTACCCCtctaataatttcattatactCACGGGACCAGGACCACCTGGAAAAAATTCAGTACGTAGACTACGGAAACTGCGGGAACTGCGGGGACAGGGGTTTGTGATATTCGGGTGTCTATCGTCGCAACTTGGTTCGCACGACAGTCCACAACGAATCCATTCTTCGTTCGTCGAGCAAACTGATGATGTGGTTGCAGTCGAGCCTACTAGTGTTGCAGAGACATTTATGAAaagcaagaaaagaaaagaaaagcaaaaTAACGCGGATAAGGTTTGAAGACAATGCAGAATACTTACGATCAACGAGAACCACGACGACGAGTAAGAAAGCCACGAGGTATGGCGGCATGATGACTTTCGTTGAGAATATTCGTTCGGTTAGCACCTTTTCAGCGCGCTTTTGCTTTTAACGTGAGGGCACCGATGTTCGCGATTTTTATATGGCAAATTTCTGCCTAAAAACACGCATTTGTTTGGACAGTGTGTGCTCCGCGAAGATAACACGTAGCAATAAATAACAGGCGTTTAACGAAGGAACGTTGATCAGTGCATTTTCGTTAAGGTGGAATTAACCGATGGAATTGtctgaattttattatatttaacctTAGCGTGCGGATATTTTTAACCTTGCGCGTTATATCTACAAATAAAAGTCGCCATTGCAACATGAGATAAAACATACAATGGGTAAGTTGCGTCGAATATTACCTGTCCTGTCAGCTGTGTTAGATAAGTTGGGATAATCTAAAGGCTAGTTCTAAGTTAAAagatatagtataaatatatgaaattggCATTCTTTGGCAAACGTCCTTTCTAACAATGACAATGCAATTCGCGCAGACCAACGGTACTTTTTAGAGTTTTCCTTAAACCTTGTCCGCTCTATCTACAGATAAAAGTTGCTATTATAAGAGTAATAAGACAAACACACGATAAATAAATGACATCGTTTTCCAGGTAGTTTAGATAGGCCGGGGTGACTTAAAAACCAGTTTCAACTTGAAAAACACAGTATTTATATCTAAAACTAAAATTCTCCGCCAACGTTCTTTCTAACGATGCAAATGCTGACGAACAATGCTTTTTCGAGTCTTTCTTGAACTATCGACACACGCCTTTCGAAAATAGAACTTGTCACCGTTGAGATTCACTACAGTCGGCTAGAGAAAACTTtaatacataacgtatagAATATTCTTCTCTGCTGTCACCAAGTTTATTCATTTTCCTGGCGATTATCGATATCTGACATTGTTTTAAGCTTTATGAAATATCCTGCTTTAGAGCAACACTACCAAATGATGTTTGCAGAAAGCTgcaaaagtttatattttatcctGGGCCATTACATAAAACGTCAACCACTTGCCTTTCAAAACCGGTATCGCCCTTATATCGGTGAGATAACAGCAACGCAACGACAAAAGTTTCCATTTCGTGATTtcgttaatgaaaattttacacTCTATCGATTTCAGTGACCCAGattattatgttatgaaaGTCAACATCCCGATAATGAATAATTTGGCATGTACACAATATAACCATTACCAAGCCTTAGTTTCCGAAATACAATAGGACTTTAATTATTCGAAGTCTTTTTCGGCCGCTCGATCGGAATAATGTCGACCGGTAAAgggaaacaaatatttcaaatacacCTACCTACGTGTTCATTGCTATTGTACCATTTCTTATAAAATGATGGAATCGTCGAGCACAGGGTCCAGCGAAGAAAGCAGGCGAAAATTAGGGTAATTTTAACGCGTTTGACGATGAAAATAACAAGATGTACGACGTAAGTGGAGAAGAAATCGTGGAAAGAATTAaagggaaatttaaaagtagCAAAGACAGCGATGAATCGTgttgatagaaatatttagagTGTACAGCGCATGTACACACACGCGTACATACACATATAGgctaattttacttttttatatctCATATTTTCTCATATCAAAGTGATGTTGAGTTTTTTAAACGACACCGTGTATTTTTTATAGCCTTTGTTAGCCATCCATGTCCGGTTTTAGGATCACTGTACTCCAGCTGTCCGAGCTGCCCTACTTTCGTTCGTGTAAGAAGGTTTGCTCTTTCaatcgatttttaattatcagcAACTAAGAAACAAAAGCGAAAACGCAACTTTTTTTATCCTTTATTTTCGTCTTATTTCGCATTCAAAAATCGTCCCTTAAATTTAGTTACACCTGTAGCtgaacaccctgtataccGCACCTAACGTTTGCAGTACATAAGATACATCGTTTCGTCTTTCAAAGTTCGAGCACTACCTTCGCGAAGATCGATTCTTTCAAATGTCAAGGTACTTACAGATATAAATTCTAAAGTTGGAATCCCGCGGAGGGTAAAATTTTGTATCGGAATCGACCTAGACTCGGCGGTACATATTGAAATTGATCCGAGTGACATCGTAAAAGAATGACAAGGGGGGAAAGACTTTGAGTACGGAGAATACTTTCGTCGTGTTCGTGGAATCTCGAAAACAGTGTGGTGGACGTATGAAATACAGGTGTAATAATTGTCTGTTGGCGGAGATTGGTTTAGACGTTACATCGTCCATACGATAGAGGGTCAGCTGTTTCCTATTGTGCAGCTAATTACATCAGGGATCCAGGGACTGGGATATAGCTGCACCGAAATTAACTAATCTACCGATGAAAGAACCTACGCCACTAAACGCTCCACTGCATAAACTCGTATCGTAGGAGGTTGGCCTTTTGATACCCCATATCCCCGTGGTGTATTCGCGGAGAATGCAGCGAACTGCATCGATGGAAATTTGATTGCAGCAAGGTCGGATTTGCGACGTCTATTGTTACCCAGAGAACGGAATTTCAAATGAACGAAAGAGGCGATTCGTTTAGAACTGTGCACGAATATTccatgaaataattatttatcaagGGCAAATAACTTTTGTTATCGTTTCGCCGATAGGAAAAATTACCATTGCAGTCGTTGCAATCGTGAAATTCGCGATACcagatataattttttatttctcaaaaCAAAGAGGCACGCAACGAAAGTACCTTTCTTTCGGTTTATGACAATCGCGTTAAACGAGTGGCATGATTCAGGATAATAAAAAGCGACCGACCTCCAAATTTTTACGACGTAACGGCTAGCATTGTACTACGTATACCTGCAAgctttttctgtttctttcctctctctccccttttttctgtttctttcttttttcctcttttttatataaattacgtCCACTTTTCCAGGATGACCGAAAAAAAGCAAAGGAAAGGGAAAACGAGAAGAGACAGCGCGAGCAGTgggagaggaaaaagaaagagagactaAATTGCGCGCATTAATGTCGCTCCCGCGATTCTCCAGTCAAGGGTCCCTCTAATGAAATTCACGAGCGTTTTGAAACGGGAAGCTTTATTAAACCAGGATTAAATAGCTGGAATTATTCAAAAGCTCAATTATCAGCTTATTGTCGGTCTAGCTGGCACTACTGGCTAAAAGCGTGAGAAGGGTGCAGATGGTGCGCAACCAGCCCTCTCTTACTCTCCTTTCGCCAGCCTTCCGTTTGCAGCCTAGAAATAAAGGATTTTTAGTAGCCGGACTACAAACTAGAGATATATCAGCTCCTGGGATACGCTTTACAGGACTCTGCTTTACAGAGAACTCGGCTTTAATCCGCTTCAGCTGGCCGTCCTTATTTTCACCGAACGTTTTTCCAAACGCCAGGGTCAAGAATCGAAtcgtcttttaaaaatatttctcgtcTCCTACCAACGTGTCATTCGTTGAAACGCGTGAAATTCATGCGAAGATATAACTCCAAAATGGACACGGTGAATATCTGAAACTTGTCGGATCTAAGTTTCAGAAGGGATAACTTTACGATAGGATATTAGAACTAGTTTGTATCTCTAACAGgttatcgtatttttaataagGCTGTCAAGTTCGCAACAACTCTGGAAATGCCAAAGTGGTAAGTAGTAAAAGTCAGTTTATAGCCAGACCTGAGACGCGATAATGACGTTTAAACCACTAAACTTGCAAAGACCAAAAAGCAATAAATGCTTAATTACAGCCAGATTTCAGTCGTTTCGGCAATAATAACGTTCCAGTCCCTGGTCGGTAGTCCACGTCTATAAGCGGTTAACGAGTAATTAGATTCCAAAGCGCAGCACGTCCGGCCCTCATCTGGCTGGCGAGTCCACGGTGTGCACGTTAAGGAATAATTATAAAGCAATACGGTGAATCGCCAATCGACCACGTAGATTACAGTAAACTATATGATAttcgatagaatattttatattacgtataatatttttctcaatcGATAGACAAGATAcacagtatatatcgtatatcgtggGAATGAGAATTCATTTGGAATGACATGTGATTGAGAAGCAGATTGAGACGCCTGACGAGTATCGACGgcgtataaaattaaaaactgatttgATTAAAATTGGATGCGCGCGAAAATTTAGCCATGTAGAATTTTTATGCGAGTAACGTTTGCACCGATCAATCCAAGATGAAACTCTCAAagagattaattttatttattatttcattatgcTACAGTATTTTTCGAACAACTTTACAAACGATtggaaaaatgagaaatcgCAGGAAAAAATGAACAGCAGAGAATAAACCGAATCTGATATCTGATCTTTCACGCGATCGTGAATGCGGTTGGATTCGCGTGTTCTTGTATGCACTTCCGCAGCAACTAGCCGTACGAATTGGCTGACTTTCGGTCGAACGCCGGTCTCGCGAATAGCTCCGGAACATCGATATTGAAGTGCAAATTCCGTAAACCAAGGCTGAACGGAGCCATGCACATTTAACTTTGCACCTGCGACGATCATATAACGCGGCCAACCCCCATGTTTACAATGCACGTGTCGCATGGGCTGAGCCACAGCCACGAAGGCATTGTGACGCGCGCGATAACCGTAATAATCGAAGTGCTCGCGATCTACCGTTGCGGTCGAGCGAATTCGCGTGCCGCCTCGTGGTCGGATTTCCCAAAAATCCCCGCGAATCGACGCTCGAAACGATGCACTTTTcgcttatatcgtaatatagatAAAAATCGTTATAAATAGCAATTCTTTCGCGCGCGAAACTATCTTTAAAatgacataaatattataacacaaATTTAGAAAGTACCAATCTGTGCAGATCAAAATTTATCGGTATTCCTTATTTAGATTAATCGaggtaaatttctattttgaaaGAATGGACAGGAAAATTGACAGAAAATTGACTGGAAAAGAACAGGGAATAATATAGAACGTAACTTGTTTTTAAGCTTCAGATTCGACCTATCGTGACGGTTTTAGGGCAGGGCTGAGTACGGCCACGACTCTAATAATAA
The nucleotide sequence above comes from Bombus fervidus isolate BK054 chromosome 6, iyBomFerv1, whole genome shotgun sequence. Encoded proteins:
- the LOC139988034 gene encoding uncharacterized protein — encoded protein: MPPYLVAFLLVVVVLVDLGSTATTSSVCSTNEEWIRCGLSCEPSCDDRHPNITNPCPRSSRSFRSLRTEFFPGGPGPVCISGPSCQCVGGTLRNEATNECVLPENCP